The Leptospira selangorensis genome segment TTTCCTATTGCGATTGCAGGTGTATTAGGACTTGCATTCACTACTAAGGGAGTTCCTCAAACTAGAGTTGCGATTATTTCTTCTTCACATGATGCGAGTGGACTTTCTGCGAAGATTGAAAAAGCATTTTCTAATTCTTCCGGTGGGAATTCCGACGGATTAGGTGTGATTATTCCTCAGGTTCTTGCGGAAGAAGATGCGATCAAAGCGCTCAAAAGAGGAGAGATCAATCTTTTAGTCAAAGAAGATGAAAAAGGAAATTTAGAATTTTCTTTTGATCCGAGTAATGCAAATGCACAAAGAGATTACCTTCTTCTTTCCAATGCTCTTTTGACTATGCAAGGAAAAGAACAAGGTAGTTCCAGCATTCGAAGATTGGATTCAAAAGGTACTAGATATATTGATTATCTAGTACCTGGAATGCTCGCTATGGGAGTGATGAACTCTTGTCTCTGGGGAGTGGGTTGGAATCTAATCGAGATGAGGATGAAAAAACTTTTGAGAAGAATGTCAGCTACCCCAATGAATAAGTTGGCGTTCGTAATGTCTTTTTTCTTCACTCGAATTTTTGTTACGACCGTAGAATCTATCATCTTCTTAACGTTTACATTTACTGTTTTTGAAAATGCGTTTTTTGGTTCTATTCCTGCAGCACTTCTGATCTTTCTAACCGGAAATTTCGTATTTGCGTGTATCGGGATCTTTGTGGGTTCCAGAGCACAAAGCGCTCAGGTAGGGAACGGGCTCGTGAACGCATTCACATTCCCGATGATGGTTTTATCCGGGATCTTCTTCAGTTATAAAAACTTTCCTGATATAGTGCTTCCTTTTATAAAACATCTGCCTTTAACCTTAGTGGCTGATTCTTTAAGGGCAGTATTTATAGAAGGAGCCGGACTTGCGGAAATAATCTATCCATGTGTGTTTATGGTCGGGATCGGATTTTTCTTCTTGGGTGTTGGGCTTCGTATATTTCGCTGGTCCTAACACTTCTATTTGCGTGGAGACCGGATGAATTCAGAATGGAAACAATGGGTTTATGAAAAAACAGCAAAACCTTTCTTCTTAAGTATTCATCCGGAATCTGCTCACTACTTAGCCCAAAATCTACTTGGGCTTTCTAAAAAACTTCCGTTTGTGTTTCCAGTTTTGGAATCACTCATGACCTATTCCAGCGATCAATTGAAAACAAAGGTCGCAGGAATTGAGTTTGAGAACCCAGTCGGACTAGGTGCCGGTTTTGATAAGACTGGAGAATTGTATCCATTTCTTTCTCGATTAGGTTTTGGTTCGATTGAGATCGGAACAATCACCGGTCAGGGCCAACTCGGGAATCCAAAGCCTAGGATCTTCAGATATGCGGAAGATGAAGCTTTGATCAATCGAATGGGATTTAATAATCCGGGAGCAGATATTGCAGAAGTAACACTTCGAAAACAGAAAAAGAACTGCATTCGAGGGATTAACGTAGGCAAAACAAAAATTGTCTCTGAAGAAGATGCAGTAGATGATTATGTATATTCTCTAAAAAAACTCACCGCCTATGCAGACTATGCAGTGATCAATATATCTTCTCCTAATACTCCCGGTCTTAGAAATTTCCAAAAGAAAGAAAATTTTACCAAACTGATGGATGGTATTAAAAGTGGTTTAGGTGGAAAATTTCCAATTCCTACTTTTGTGAAATTCGCTCCCGACATGGAAAAAGAAGAATTGAAAGGTTTGTTGGAGCTCCTACCTGATTCAAAATTATCCGGTGTTATTCTTACAAACACTACTATAGATAAATCAGTTTTATCCAGATATCCAAACGTAGAAAAAGAAGGTGGAGTTTCCGGAAAACCTCTTCGCCAAAGATCCACAGAGTTTGTTAGATATGCTTACTCCATCTTAAAAGGAAATCTTCCTATCATAGGAGTTGGTGGTATTAATTCAGGAGAGGCCGCATTAGAAAAAATTTTAGCGGGCGCGGACCTAGTACAATTATATACAGGCTACGTTTACAACGGTCCTTTCTTACCTGTAAGAATATTAGAATATCTAGATGGAGTTCTTAAGAAAACAGGGGCGAGATCGATCGGAGAATTAGTAGGAAAGAATAAGATCTAATCTTATTCTTCCGACACTTTACATTTTCCTCTTTCGTCCCATTCCGCTTTCCAGATGGCGGAGTTTTGTTCTTTCACCAAACGAATTACTATATCAGAACAAACCGTTTTAGAACCGTTTTCAGAAACCTCGAAATCTCCCTCATATCTAAACCAAAATTGTTCCTTAGTAGGAGTTAGATTTTGTCCGAATTCAGGTTCTGTTAAACGAATTGAATCAACCGATTTAGATTTTCCTTTCTCTTCTAAAATCGCTTCTTCTACTATTTGGTAGACTTCGTCTTTAGATGGAGGTTCTTTTCCCGGTTCGGTAACAACGATAGATCTTGCCATTCCGATATCGGAGAAGACCCAACCTTTTTCTCTTACGAATTGGTAGATCACTCCAACGGGAGTTTTGGTTGTTTGACCTTCTTTTTTACGGGTAGTAACGAAGAAGGAAAATTTATATCTTAAATCTGTAGGTGCATTTTCTTCCGGAGCTTCTTTCTCGATCAGTTTAGGTTTTCCTGCTGCTTGCACGGAAAGTATTCTGTCTCCTGGGAATTTTTTAGACCACTGATTTTGTAATTCTTTTTTAGCCTTTTCCTCATCAGGAGTTCCTGCAATTTGTGAAGAAAGGTTTGTGGCAAAGGATATTAATAGGACAATCCCGATAATATACATCCTTAACATAGCTCATGAGTTTTATCGTCAGGAAAGAT includes the following:
- a CDS encoding ABC transporter permease is translated as MKQIYHLVTIQLKEFYREPGILFWAFIFPIAIAGVLGLAFTTKGVPQTRVAIISSSHDASGLSAKIEKAFSNSSGGNSDGLGVIIPQVLAEEDAIKALKRGEINLLVKEDEKGNLEFSFDPSNANAQRDYLLLSNALLTMQGKEQGSSSIRRLDSKGTRYIDYLVPGMLAMGVMNSCLWGVGWNLIEMRMKKLLRRMSATPMNKLAFVMSFFFTRIFVTTVESIIFLTFTFTVFENAFFGSIPAALLIFLTGNFVFACIGIFVGSRAQSAQVGNGLVNAFTFPMMVLSGIFFSYKNFPDIVLPFIKHLPLTLVADSLRAVFIEGAGLAEIIYPCVFMVGIGFFFLGVGLRIFRWS
- a CDS encoding quinone-dependent dihydroorotate dehydrogenase, whose amino-acid sequence is MNSEWKQWVYEKTAKPFFLSIHPESAHYLAQNLLGLSKKLPFVFPVLESLMTYSSDQLKTKVAGIEFENPVGLGAGFDKTGELYPFLSRLGFGSIEIGTITGQGQLGNPKPRIFRYAEDEALINRMGFNNPGADIAEVTLRKQKKNCIRGINVGKTKIVSEEDAVDDYVYSLKKLTAYADYAVINISSPNTPGLRNFQKKENFTKLMDGIKSGLGGKFPIPTFVKFAPDMEKEELKGLLELLPDSKLSGVILTNTTIDKSVLSRYPNVEKEGGVSGKPLRQRSTEFVRYAYSILKGNLPIIGVGGINSGEAALEKILAGADLVQLYTGYVYNGPFLPVRILEYLDGVLKKTGARSIGELVGKNKI